CCGGGTGCCATCCCCCGGGAGATTGCTATTACACGAATGGCAACTACAAGACCTTCCGCCGCATGCCGCTGGTGGAGCGCTTGCTGGAGCAGTTCGGCATTGAGAAGGAGCGGTTCCATTGGGGGTGGATCTCGGGGGCTGAGGCCATCAAATGGGCCCAACTGACGCACGAGTTCACCGAGCGGGTCCGGGCACTGGGTCCGCTGAACTGGTCTCGCCAGCTCGAAAGCAAGGAGGACTGAGACATGGCAAAGAAGAGCAAGCTGAAACTGGGCCTCTACTGGGCCGCCTCCTGCGGCGGGTGCGAGATCGCGGTGGTGGAACTGCGCGAGAAGATCCTGCTCCTGGATGAGGCGGCGGATATTCTCTTCTGGCCCGTCGCCATGGACTTCAAGGTCAAGGATGTCGAGGCCATGCCGGACGGCCATATGGATGTCTGTCTCTTCAACGGCGCCATCCGCACCAGCGAGAACGAGGAGATGGCACATCTCCTGCGCCGGAAGTCCAAGGTGCTGGTGGCCTTTGGCTCCTGCGCCTATGAAGGGTGTATCCCCGGGTTGGCCAACCTGTTCGACAAGGATTCCATCCTGCGGCGGGTGTACCTGGAAGTGCCCACGGTGGATAACCCCAGAGGAGTGCTTCCTCAGCCCATTACCCATCTGCCCGAGGGAGAGGTCGAGATCCCTCGGTTGTACAACACCGTCAAGACGCTGGGGCAGGTCACCGATGTGGACTACTTTGTGCCAGGGTGCCCGCCCCAACCGCACCAGATTTGGGCGGTGGTGGAGGCGATCCTGGGGGGCAATCTCCCTCCGAAGGGCAGTGTGGTGGGTGCGAACGAGAAGACCGTCTGTGACGAGTGCAAGCGTCTGCGGGAGGAGAAGCGCATCAAGAAGTACTACCGCTATCACGAGATCATCCCGGACGCCGAGCACTGTCTGCTGGAACAGGGCATTGTCTGCGCCGGCCCGGCCACCCGCGGCGGATGCGGCGCCCTCTGCCCACAGGTCAACCAACCCTGCCGCGGCTGTTACGGCCCGCCGCCCAACGTGATGGACCAGGGCGCCGCACTGCTCTCCGCCGTCGCCTCCGTGGTGGATGCCAACAGCGAGGAAGAGGCGGCCCGCATCGTGGGAGATATCCTCGACCCCGCCGGCACCTTCTACCGCTTTGGCCTGCCGGCTTCCACCCTGCACCGGGCCAGACTGGGCAACCGGTGAAAGGAGATGCATTATGCGCAAGATCAGCATTGACCCCATTACCCGACTGGAAGGGCACGGCAAGATCGACATATTCCTGGACGAAGAAGGGAATGTGGCCAACGCCTACCTCATCATCCCGGAACTGCGGGGGTTTGAGAAATTTGTGGAGGGCCGGCCGGTAGAGGAACTGCCGGACATCACCCCCCGCATCTGCGGCGTTTGCCCGGAAGCACACC
Above is a window of Anaerolineae bacterium DNA encoding:
- a CDS encoding oxidoreductase, whose product is MAKKSKLKLGLYWAASCGGCEIAVVELREKILLLDEAADILFWPVAMDFKVKDVEAMPDGHMDVCLFNGAIRTSENEEMAHLLRRKSKVLVAFGSCAYEGCIPGLANLFDKDSILRRVYLEVPTVDNPRGVLPQPITHLPEGEVEIPRLYNTVKTLGQVTDVDYFVPGCPPQPHQIWAVVEAILGGNLPPKGSVVGANEKTVCDECKRLREEKRIKKYYRYHEIIPDAEHCLLEQGIVCAGPATRGGCGALCPQVNQPCRGCYGPPPNVMDQGAALLSAVASVVDANSEEEAARIVGDILDPAGTFYRFGLPASTLHRARLGNR
- a CDS encoding hydrogenase iron-sulfur subunit, translating into MAGTFEPRIIAFVCNWCTYTAADNAGVSRLEQPPNVDVIRVMCSGRIEPAFILKAFAMGADGVIVSGCHPPGDCYYTNGNYKTFRRMPLVERLLEQFGIEKERFHWGWISGAEAIKWAQLTHEFTERVRALGPLNWSRQLESKED
- a CDS encoding Ni/Fe hydrogenase subunit alpha, with protein sequence MRKISIDPITRLEGHGKIDIFLDEEGNVANAYLIIPELRGFEKFVEGRPVEELPDITPRICGVCPEAH